One segment of Erigeron canadensis isolate Cc75 chromosome 2, C_canadensis_v1, whole genome shotgun sequence DNA contains the following:
- the LOC122586755 gene encoding nodulin-26-like, with protein MTDSTSTHYTFSPKHAPRETTLPVSQEKLETEQTQKRFFCKDAVLPSYCQKIIAELLGTYILIFTGCGAALVDRDRSLTILGIAMVWGLCLMALIYTLGHISGAHFNPAVSIAFAVTKRLPLIHVPMYVVSQILGSTLACLTLKVLFNHQNDILPTLTGYSNPTTDLEAFLWEFIITFILMFTISGAATDDRSSKELAGVAIGVTLMFNVIIAGPITGASMNPARSIGPAVVANEYKDIWIFLVAPVIGAATATIVYSLLRRQKQELQDIEIDGTKSIIYNSMYSHSMA; from the exons ATGACTGACTCAACTTCAACACATTATACATTTTCACCAAAACACGCTCCACGCGAGACCACTTTGCCAGTTAGTCAAGAAAAACTGGAGACAGAACAAACCCAGAAAAGATTTTTCTGTAAGGATGCTGTTCTTCCATCTTACTGTCAAAAG ATTATCGCAGAGCTTCTAGGGACGTATATCTTGATTTTCACAGGGTGTGGGGCAGCGCTTGTTGATAGAGATCGGTCTTTAACAATCTTGGGGATTGCAATGGTGTGGGGTTTATGTCTAATGGCTCTGATATATACACTTGGACATATTTCTGGTGCCCATTTCAACCCTGCAGTTTCTATTGCTTTTGCTGTTACCAAGAGATTGCCTCTGATACAT GTGCCAATGTATGTGGTTTCTCAAATTTTAGGTTCTACACTAGCGTGTCTCACTTTGAAAGTTCTGTTCAATCACCAAAACGACATTCTGCCAACTCTAACAGGTTATTCAAATCCGACAACTGATCTAGAAGCTTTCTTGTGGGAATTCATTATCACTTTCATCTTGATGTTCACCATTAGTGGTGCTGCAACCGATGATAGATCA AGCAAGGAGCTTGCAGGGGTGGCAATTGGAGTGACATTGATGTTCAATGTTATTATTGCAGG GCCAATTACTGGAGCTTCCATGAACCCTGCAAGAAGTATAGGCCCTGCGGTTGTGGCTAACGAATACAAAGACATATGGATTTTTTTAGTGGCCCCCGTTATTGGAGCTGCAACTGCAACCATCGTATACAGTCTTCTCAGACGACAAAAGCAAGAGCTACAAGATATTGAGATCGATGGAACCAAAAGCATAATTTATAACAGCATGTACTCACACTCAATGGCATGA
- the LOC122589789 gene encoding 5'-adenylylsulfate reductase-like 4, which produces MFKYIHIMNPIRISRFGFLFLVIFIGLTYAYESPRVSNSICAPKSIKDSIFSFQSHYCPLNLIDNHIGVIEGDETSLQKALGMVHKNPQDYVVVLFYASWCPFSITFRPTLSVMSSLYPSVAHFAIEESVIKPSILSKYGVHGFPTLFVLNSTMRARYHGTRTLGSLMSFYTNVTGIRGESVNETSLGETIHEHEKRNVTEPESCPFSWAQSPENMLRHETYLALATIFVVLRLIYLSYPYIMTCARVSWRRRIQNIRFRSLWEHPLAYMNRAIQLFSSLTEPCKRSNLHGAMNAKAKAAWASKSLASVSFGEASTSRDRDGS; this is translated from the exons ATgttcaaatatatacatataatgaaTCCAATTAGGATTTCAAGATTTGGGTTCTTGTTTTTGGTGATTTTTATTGGTTTGACATATGCATATGAAAGCCCTAGGGTTTCTAATTCAATTTGTGCACCTAAATCTATTAAAGATTCAATCTTTAGCTTTCAATCTCATTATTGTCCCTTGAATTTGATTGATAATCATATTGGTGTTATtgag GGAGATGAGACTTCATTGCAAAAGGCATTGGGTATGGTTCATAAGAATCCTCAAGATTATGTTGTTGTTCTCTTCTATGCATCATGGTGCCCCTTCTCCATAACATTTAGGCCAACTTTATCAGTCATGTCTTCTTTGTATCCTTCAGTCGCTCATTTTGCTATCGAAGAATCTGTTATAAAGCCAag TATACTTTCGAAATATGGAGTTCATGGGTTTCCTACCCTTTTTGTCTTGAACTCAACTATGCGAGCACGTTATCATGGCACACGAACACTTGGTTCACTTATGTCTTTTTACACTAACGTTACAG GTATTAGAGGTGAATCTGTCAATGAAACATCCCTGGGTGAAACAATACACGAGCACGAGAAGAGAAATGTCACTGAGCCAGAAAGCTGCCCATTTTCATGGGCACAGTCGCCTGAAAACATGCTTAGACACGAAACTTACTTGGCATTGGCTACCATATTTGTAGTTTTAAGGTTAATTTACCTGAGTTACCCATATATCATGACATGTGCTAGAGTTTCTTGGAGAAGAAGGATCCAAAACATTCGTTTTAGGAGCTTATGGGAGCATCCTTTGGCTTACATGAACCGTGCAATACAATTGTTCAGTTCACTCACTGAACCTTGCAAGAGAAGCAATCTTCATGGAGCCATGAATGCAAAGGCTAAGGCTGCATGGGCATCAAAATCCTTGGCTTCAGTCTCTTTTGGCGAGGCAAGCACGAGCCGTGACCGTGATGGGTCGTAA
- the LOC122586348 gene encoding uncharacterized protein LOC122586348 isoform X5 — protein sequence MNTTFFHLQQYDEKQLNILADGMYTPGRSGYVNKLVFTQSMPIPEFRAKYKGLQPEKLDEFYDHCLAGKLMSKVYSSDSIAYDLIGFGGQDFQFIWSWFVTKGLFWNIALQGKDEMLRCSIG from the exons ATGAACACCACTTTTTTCCACTTGCAACAATATGACGAGAAACAGTTGAATATACTTGCCGATGGCATGTACACACCCGGGCGCTCCGGTTACGTCAACAAATTGGTTTTCACTCAGTCGATGCCCATTCCTGAATTTAGAGCCAAGTATAAAGGCTTACAACCTGAAAAATTAGATGAATTCTATGACCATTGCCTAGCTG GGAAACTTATGAGCAAAGTATATTCATCAGACTCCATAGCTTATGATCTGATTGGTTTCGGAGGACAG GATTTTCAATTTATATGGAGTTGGTTCGTGACAAAAGGTCTCTTTTGGAACATTGCTTTGCAGGGAAAAGATGAGATGCTCAG GTGCAGCATTGGGTGA
- the LOC122586348 gene encoding uncharacterized protein LOC122586348 isoform X1, translated as MNTTFFHLQQYDEKQLNILADGMYTPGRSGYVNKLVFTQSMPIPEFRAKYKGLQPEKLDEFYDHCLAGKLMSKVYSSDSIAYDLIGFGGQDFQFIWSWFVTKGLFWNIALQGKDEMLSCLEKRSMNVSEVRAAFNSLMSI; from the exons ATGAACACCACTTTTTTCCACTTGCAACAATATGACGAGAAACAGTTGAATATACTTGCCGATGGCATGTACACACCCGGGCGCTCCGGTTACGTCAACAAATTGGTTTTCACTCAGTCGATGCCCATTCCTGAATTTAGAGCCAAGTATAAAGGCTTACAACCTGAAAAATTAGATGAATTCTATGACCATTGCCTAGCTG GGAAACTTATGAGCAAAGTATATTCATCAGACTCCATAGCTTATGATCTGATTGGTTTCGGAGGACAG GATTTTCAATTTATATGGAGTTGGTTCGTGACAAAAGGTCTCTTTTGGAACATTGCTTTGCAGGGAAAAGATGAGATGCTCAG TTGCTTGGAAAAAAGAAGTATGAATGTATCTGAGGTTAGAGCTGCTTTCAACTCGCTAATGTCAATATAA
- the LOC122586348 gene encoding uncharacterized protein LOC122586348 isoform X2, whose translation MNTTFFHLQQYDEKQLNILADGMYTPGRSGYVNKLVFTQSMPIPEFRAKYKGLQPEKLDEFYDHCLAGKLMSKVYSSDSIAYDLIGFGGQDFQFIWSWFVTKGLFWNIALQGKDEMLSVSFVNLVAWKKEV comes from the exons ATGAACACCACTTTTTTCCACTTGCAACAATATGACGAGAAACAGTTGAATATACTTGCCGATGGCATGTACACACCCGGGCGCTCCGGTTACGTCAACAAATTGGTTTTCACTCAGTCGATGCCCATTCCTGAATTTAGAGCCAAGTATAAAGGCTTACAACCTGAAAAATTAGATGAATTCTATGACCATTGCCTAGCTG GGAAACTTATGAGCAAAGTATATTCATCAGACTCCATAGCTTATGATCTGATTGGTTTCGGAGGACAG GATTTTCAATTTATATGGAGTTGGTTCGTGACAAAAGGTCTCTTTTGGAACATTGCTTTGCAGGGAAAAGATGAGATGCTCAG TGTCAGCTTTGTAAATTTAGTTGCTTGGAAAAAAGAAGTATGA
- the LOC122586348 gene encoding uncharacterized protein LOC122586348 isoform X3, translating to MNTTFFHLQQYDEKQLNILADGMYTPGRSGYVNKLVFTQSMPIPEFRAKYKGLQPEKLDEFYDHCLAGKLMSKVYSSDSIAYDLIGFGGQDFQFIWSWFVTKGLFWNIALQGKDEMLSFVNLVAWKKEV from the exons ATGAACACCACTTTTTTCCACTTGCAACAATATGACGAGAAACAGTTGAATATACTTGCCGATGGCATGTACACACCCGGGCGCTCCGGTTACGTCAACAAATTGGTTTTCACTCAGTCGATGCCCATTCCTGAATTTAGAGCCAAGTATAAAGGCTTACAACCTGAAAAATTAGATGAATTCTATGACCATTGCCTAGCTG GGAAACTTATGAGCAAAGTATATTCATCAGACTCCATAGCTTATGATCTGATTGGTTTCGGAGGACAG GATTTTCAATTTATATGGAGTTGGTTCGTGACAAAAGGTCTCTTTTGGAACATTGCTTTGCAGGGAAAAGATGAGATGCTCAG CTTTGTAAATTTAGTTGCTTGGAAAAAAGAAGTATGA
- the LOC122586348 gene encoding uncharacterized protein LOC122586348 isoform X4, with product MNTTFFHLQQYDEKQLNILADGMYTPGRSGYVNKLVFTQSMPIPEFRAKYKGLQPEKLDEFYDHCLAGKLMSKVYSSDSIAYDLIGFGGQDFQFIWSWFVTKGLFWNIALQGKDEMLRCSRHMENE from the exons ATGAACACCACTTTTTTCCACTTGCAACAATATGACGAGAAACAGTTGAATATACTTGCCGATGGCATGTACACACCCGGGCGCTCCGGTTACGTCAACAAATTGGTTTTCACTCAGTCGATGCCCATTCCTGAATTTAGAGCCAAGTATAAAGGCTTACAACCTGAAAAATTAGATGAATTCTATGACCATTGCCTAGCTG GGAAACTTATGAGCAAAGTATATTCATCAGACTCCATAGCTTATGATCTGATTGGTTTCGGAGGACAG GATTTTCAATTTATATGGAGTTGGTTCGTGACAAAAGGTCTCTTTTGGAACATTGCTTTGCAGGGAAAAGATGAGATGCTCAG ATGTAGCAGACACATGGAGAACGAGTAA